tcctgtacctttaccCCTATCTGGAtttccgacctctgcctgacctgagtctgcctgccgtcctgtacctttaccCCTATCTGGATTTccgacctctgcctgtcctgaccctgagcctgcctgccgtcctgtacctttgcagCCCGTCATCTGGAATCAGTTTCGGTTGGACATAAGCTCTACATTTTCTTGACCCTGAGCCTGAAACCTGCCGTCCTCTTACCTTTACCCCAATCTGGATTTCCGAAATCTGCCTGACCAAAAGCCTGCCTGCAATTAGTCCTGACCTTTGCTTCTGTTGCtgaaataaacattgttacttcgggTCCCGGGTCTTACTGTTATCCTGATACCACTCACACTTTTTCCTCTAACTGActgcctctctgtcctccactgtcaTTGAGCTGGAAAAGGCCTCAATGTTCAGGAATGACAGCAGCCTAAATGACAATTTCTCCAGTTTTACTCAACgcacaaacaacacagagaccaTGTTGTCAGCAGCTATTTTTATGTAGCAAATCATTTAGTTTTATATTCCAAAAGTGTGGAAACATTGTAATTACTAATCAAAGAGAACAATTTAAATATGGAACATTCCATTCAGGAATCAGTTTGACCAGACGTTCCATTCAGTTGGACATAAGCTATACATTTTATTGAGTTGCAATTGGCTGAAACAGATAACAAGAGCTGTACGTTCCATTCCTCTTTGACCAGACGTTCCAATCAGGTCCATTGACCAGACGTTCCATTCAGTAGTAATTACACATACCCAAAACCTGTGGTTCCATTCAGTAGACTCAGACATGACCAGAGTTCCATTCAGACTAAAAGTGACCAGGCGTTCCATTCAGTAGACCCATGTTGAACCCATTCAGTAGGTCCCGTTGACCAGGATTCCATTCAGTAGTCTGTTGACCAGACGTTCCATTCAGTAGAAGACCTCTACCACTCACCACACTCTCCAGTACACTGActgcctctctgtcctccatggtTGTCTTGAGGAGCTGGAGCAGAGAGGAGCGTTTGGCTACAGGCAGGACTGACAGCAGCTGTAAATGACCACTCAGTTTGTCCAGTTCTATCAACgcacaaacaacacagagaccaTGTTGTCAAAGTGTCCTATTTTTATGTAGCAAATCATTTAGTTTTATATTCCAAAAGTGTGGAAACATTGTAATTACTAATCAAAGAGAACGATTTAAATATGGAACattccattcagtagactacattacatgttgaccagacgttccattcagtagactacattacatgttgaccagacgttccattcagtagactacattacatgttgaccagacgttccattcagtagactacattacatgttgaccagacattccattcagtagactacatgtTGACCAGACGTTCCATTCAGTAAACTACATTACATGTTGACCAGACATTCCATTCAGTAAACTACATTACATGTTGACCAGACattccattcagtagactacattacatgttgaccagacattccattcagtagactacatgttgaccagacgttccattcagtagactacattacatgttgaccagacattccattcagtagactacatgttgaccagacgttccattcagtagactacatgttgaccagacattccattcagtagactacattacatgttgaccagacattccattcagtagactacatgttgaccagacgttccattcagtagactacattacATGTTGACCAGACGTTCTATTCAGTAAACTACATGTTGACCGCTAAACAGGAGGCATTACCCTCCACTGGCATTATTACCTTCGTTCAGATTTAAGGGGCTGTTGGTATAAAAGTTGCCTCCCAGGTCCATAATTCCATCCTCTTCAATCTCATCCTTTGACGTAACCTTTTCAAAGCCCCCATTGTTGCGGATGAGGCACAGCTCTGTGGACAAGCGCAGACAACAGTCATAACCAGTCActcacagacagatacagtggcTGTACTAAATACAGTGGCTATACTAAATACAGTGGATATACTAAATACAGTGGATATACTAAATACAGTGGCTATACTAAATACAGTGGCTATACTAAATACAGTGGCTATACTAAATACAGTGGATATACTAAATACAGTGGATATACTAAATACAGTGGATATACTAAATACAGTGGCTATACTAAATACAGTGGCTATACTAAATACAGTGGCTATACTAAATACACCGAGGAATATAGACGCTGGCTGTGTATTTTACCATGGTACTTAACCATGCAGCTATACCTGGGACATTGACAAACCATACACTTCCTCACCAAACTGTCCATTGCATTTGACATAGAGTTCAATCAGACTGTAGGCCATGACAGTATTTGCAGGAATACCCAGTGACACATCACTTTCTGTCTGAGTACTGCCGATCTGCTTCATAGAGGCCTGTGGAGAACATTTTAAATGAGTCAGAGACGTTTGGTGCCCAGACGACCCAGATTCTAACCCAGACAGTCACATATTCTACATCACCACATTTTCAGGAAGTGGTTCTAATGATAAAAACACAATTTGctgccttttgagaagtgtaacttgCTCAAATTTATTTAGGGATTTCACCTAATTTGAACAGTCTCTCATAAAGAGCATAGGTTCAACTTCGTAAAAATgatgttttcccatctcaagagatATTTGTTTAAATGattatagtaagtgcctattaagtAACAAGGTTGACCATATCAGGGTTGACCATTTGAAATCAGCCATAAATATCTTTGTGACAGGGGTAATGGAAGCCTGTTCGCAGGGAGTGGCGATGGAAACCAAGCTTCCCCATTTATTTGTTTAAATCTATGGAGAACAGGTTTGAAGTGTTACGCTCAAcccactcagttttccaccacaaaacaccagaaaattaACTCAAGGAGGAGAAACAGTTTGTTTACCTGCTTTTACACCATTATTTAACTATTAGATGTTGAATATTTCTTTAGAAAacagtttcaccatattaaaacgagagttcacgtaacagggttgaccttaaaaagATGGACAGATGTAAATTAATCAcagtaaataaatacaaatcttcagaaatgactttgtcgAAACAACAAAAGAACTAGGGCTGTTTCAATGATGGtgaaaacgtggagaaatgttgggatAAGTGGGTTAAACATTTTCCAGAAGTCACGGTCAAAATGCTGAATTGTGGCATTTTAGAAAGTCTTTATTCAAAAGAAAAATTGTACTGAAAATATCAAAGGTACTCTGTGAGTATTACGACTACTGAACAGACATCTGTGAGTATTACGACTACTGAACAGACATCTGTGAGTATTACGACTACTGAACAGACATCTGTGAGTATTACGACTACTGAACAGACATCTGTGAGTATTACGACTACTGAACAGACATCTGTGAGTATTACGACTACTGAACAGACATCTGTGAGTATTAGGACTACTGAACAGACATCTGTGAGTATTACGACTACTGAACAGACATCTGTGAGTATTACGACTACTGAACAGACATCTGTGAGTATTACGACTACTGAACAGACATCTGTGAGTATTACGACTACTGAACAGACATCTGTGAGTATTACGACTACTGAACAGACATCTGTGAGTATGACCACTACTGAACAGACATCTGTGAGTATTACCACTACTGAACAGACATCTGTGAGTATTACCACTACTGAACAGACATCTGTGAGTATTACCACTACTGAACAGACATCTGTGAGTATTACCACTACTGAACAGACATCTGTGAGTATTACCACTACTGAACAGACATCTGTGAGTATTACCACTACTGAACAGACATCTGTGATCTGTCAATATGATCCTGACATTGACTTTATTTATGAAGGCCTAGCTATCATGAAGTGAGATTATTGAGATTAAAAATCTGTTTTACAACAGAGATTATCTAAATCTGAGTTACCAGTAAAATATGAGGAAAATATCATTCACTTCAGTAGAACACTTGGTAATCTTTCCTCCTACCTTCCCGCTCAGGAACACACAGGCGCTCACGTTGGCTCCTACATTGCCATGCTTAAGGACATTGTTTGTGACCGGGCAAGGTATTGACGTCGTAATCCTCTCCGTCAAGACGCCTAACACTGCCCTGGGATTCGCACGGGTCTGCTTGATCACAGGATGGGACATGTCCAGAACTCTGCAGGAGGGACACATTTTttgtcatatttcatagaaatctggaaacactggaaaGCTACTTTAAAAGTAAACAAATGGATGTACCTTTAAACTAAGCTAGTAGTGAAAACAGTGAGGAGGTAGTTTAAGTTTAAGGAAGTTGCTAAACCAGTACAGTTCCACTTCTTTCTTGTCTGAAATCACTTCAACCTGAAAATGTCCTTTTTACACAAAAGACCTGACTGATGTCATTGCAACCAGTTTTGCTCGCTGGTCTTGGGTCTTCGACTACTTGGGAAGGTGAGCTGTAGGATCTATTATGACTGTATTATGAGTGTTATGACTGTTATGACTGTATAATGACTGTAAAGACTATATATTACTGTTATGACTGTATTAATACTATGTTGACCGTTATGACTGTATCTTGACTGTATATGACTGTATTATGGCTGTATAATGACTGTATTATGACTGTATTATGACTGTATTATGACTGTATATGAATGAAAATGATTTTATTATGACTCTTATGACTGTATTATGTCTATTATGAGTGTATATGACTGTATTGTGACTATTATGACTGTATAATGACTGCAATATGACTGTATTGTGACTATTATGACTATATTATGACGTAGTATGACTATTATGACTATATTATGactgtattatgactgtgttctGACTATATATATATGACTATATTATGACTATTATGACTGTGTATGACTATTATGACTATATTATGACTATTATGACTGTTTTATGACTATTATGACTATATTAGGATGTAATATGACTGTATTATGACTATTATGACTGTATTATGACTATTATGACTGTATTGTGACTATTATGACTTGGTATGgctgtattatgactgtgttgtgacTATTATGACTGTATATGACTGTGTTGTGACTATTATGATTTTATTCGACTGTATTGTGACTATTATGACTGTATTATGACTgtatatgaccatattatgactgTATTATGACTGTATTATGAATGTATTGTGACTATTATGACTGTATAATGATGTAGTATGACAATTATGACTGCAATATGACTGCATATGACTTGGTATGACTGTATTATGGCTGTATTATTACGCATTATGACTGTGCTATGACTATTATGACTGTATTATGACTATATTAGGATGTATTATGATTGTATTATGACTATTAGGATGTATTATGActattatgactgtgttatgactATTATGACTGTATTATGAcgtattatgatgtattatgactATTATGACTGTATTATGACTATTATGACTGTATTATGAcgtattatgactgtgttatgactATTATGACTGTATTATGACGGTATTGTGACTATTATGACTGTATTATGACTATTATGACTGTATTATGACTATTATGACTATATAAGACCATATTATGACTGTATATGAATGTATTATGACTATTATGACTGTATTATGACTGTTATGACTGTATTATGACTGTTATGACTGTATTATGACTGTATTATGACTATATTATGACTTATGACTGTATTATGACTGTTATGACTGTATTATGACTGTTATGACTGTATTATGACTGTTATGACTGTATTATGACTATATTATGACTTATGACTGTATGACTGTATTGAGACTAGTATGACTATATATGAGTATATTACGACGTAGTATGACTATTCGGACTGTATGATGACTGTATATGATTGTATTATGACGTATTATGACTATATTATGATGTATTGTGATGTATTATGACTGTATTATGATGTATTgtgatgtattatgatgtattatgactgtattatgatgtattatgatgtattatgactgtattatgatgtattatgactgtattatgatgtattatgactGTATTATGACTGTATTGTGATGTATTATGACTGTATTGAACatatgtatagtatagggtaACTCACCTGTTTTTTGAGTAGTTGTGTAAGTCCTTCACATCAACCTTCTCTTTGTTCAGGCTGCCAAGGGACAGCTTCTGTTTGGTGGACCATTTCCCTCCCACGGTCAGGTTGAAATCAGCCAACTTTGCCTCCAAGTTTCCATCTGCATTCATTTCTTTCTTGTCACCAAATGTCCCACTGTAGTCCACAAAGTCAGACTCCTTGACAGCTGAGGGAAAGTTCAACAGTTGAATGGACTCTATGCTATTATACCACAGCACATATGTATAACAGACACATCCATGACATTAGCATTTTCCTATTCTGCTCAGAAAAACAAGAGTAGGATAAATATTTAAATCAATGGTCAGATattttacaacaacaacaacccatAGTTATGCGTCACTAGCAGGATGCTCTGGTGCTTACTTGGGCTTAAAGGTGTGTTTCCAGGCTCTCCAGGCTCCAGAACATCACCGAGGGTAAAGCCAGGGGACTGGTATTTGGGTTCCTGCCAGAAGCATCTGTGCCTGGTCTTGACAATGAGTGATCGGagattcagtttgtctgtgtcgTTCAGACTGGACACAGGGATCAGGTGTCCCTCATGATCTGTGTCCTTCACAAAGGCTTTTGTGGCTTTGGCAAACATCTGCGAGATGGTGATGGATCGTGTTTCTGGCTGCAGCAGATGACAAAGACACAAATGACAAAGATGTCTAAGAAACAAAACTAAGATGAACACATGAACACTCAATACAACAGCTTCAGAAGAGCATTCTAAATACATTTCACAGTTGTCAAGACACTCAATAATGCAAATCTCTTTGAAAGGTTCACTTTCCCTGGGAAAAGAGTGGATCAGAACAGAGTAGCATTGCTTTTGACATGACAGGAAACAGGATATAAACACAAACAGGATAGAATTTCAGTCAAAAACATTGGATGGTTCAAGGCTATCCATAGCATGCTGTagatttttcttcatttttatatCGCAAAAATCAGCTTTTAGTATTCTTCTCTGGGTCCTTTTGACATTGATAAATTGTAAAGATACAGTTTGTTATTAAGAATTACATACTAGAATGTCTAAAATGCAGGGTGCAGGGAAATGGCTGTCGTCCATGTTTATGCTCTTGGTACATGCCAAGTTACTGCTTCTGAATACTTTTTGTGACCAAGCAAGGTAGTGATGTCATAATCCTCTCCGTCAAGATGCCTAACACTGCCCTGGGACTCACGCGGGTCTGCTTGATCACAGGATGGGACATGTCCAGAACTCTGCAGGAGGTACTCATTATAATCTGAGCCCTGACATTAGCCCTGTACAAACTTAAATGAGAATGCCACCACTTTTTAACCTCATAATCTAACATTCCTAATAGATAATTTGCTGAATACCTGACACCTAAATTAGGATTTCAAGTCAGGAACAATTTTTTATTAACATTCAACAGAAAGCAAACAACCTAACGTTCACTGGTAATGAAAGTTGTAGTTATGCTCTGACAACAAAGGGTCTAAAATAAACCAGCAGAGGAAACTAAAATAACCACACTTCTTACCCTTTACTTTGAGAGTTGAAAATAGTTAGATCTTTATTCAAATAAGCAATGAACAGATACTGTAAGATTAGATAAGATGCAAGATAACGCCTTTGAATTTGGCTTATCTACCAAATGagtggttgaaaatatcagtcCAACTTCCGTTACTAGTGAACTCACAGACTTGACACTAAGGCTTTGTGCTAACCACAGAAGTATAGCCTACCACTTTAGACAGCCTAAATCTGTGGTTATGCATGTGCGACTACACCCAGTCACATAAATCTACACTCGTAGAAAGAAAATTCCAAACGGGTTCTACAGGCTGTCACCATAGAACCCTTTTTAGtgccaggtagaaccattttgggttccatgtagaaccttctgTAGAAAGGCTTCTACATGGAACCCTAAAACTGTCCCACTGGgaatcaaaagggttctacctgaaacaaacaagggttcttcaaagggttatcctatggagacagccgaagaacccttttaggttctagatagcatctTTTTCTGTGTGTGGCTAAACTTCCAACATTCTAATATCAATGATGGCACAGCTATCCAACACATATATGTATCCAAAACATAACCTGAAAGAGCAGTATTTCATTGTAGTATTTCATAACCTGCAAGAGCTTCAATACTTACAGTTTTTCACAGTTTCTTCCTTCAGGTCCTTTGAGTCTGACAATTATTGACTTCAATCACTGTGTAACATCATGGGTAACTCTGGGCATCGGCTTTCAGTTGAAAAAAATGCACCCTCTTTTGGTACTTTAAACCAGCACAGCAGCTTTCACCGatcatatagtgtgtgtttataaaGATGCTACTTTTCTTTTTAAACGTCCTCTTCCACATATATAAGACGGTAACTTACTTGTCTTTGTTAAGTAACCCTTTTACTTCCACTTCCTCTTTCTTCAGTCTCACTTCCTCTTTCTTCAAAGGACGACTCGAGTGTGGAAGACGTGTTCAGTCCCAGAATTAAAGTTTAAATCCACTGCATCTGCCACCAATTGTGTCCCCATGTCTACGCTGGCTTCTCCGCTGTCACAAAATGTCCCACTGTGGTCCACAATGTCACTCTCCTCTCCAGCTGAGGGAAAGTTCACCGTGAACATGGACTCTATTATGCCACAAAACACCTATCTGTAACAGCCACATCCATGACATGATCATTTTCATCATCTATTCAGACATAGACGAACATCAATAATACAATCAAATATCTTTCACAAAAACAACAATGACACAGGAGATGCATTCCAAATGGCCCCATAGTTTGAGTTTCTACCCACATAGTTTGAGTTACTACTCCCATAGTTTGAGTTACTACCCCCATAGTTTGAGTTACTACCCCCATAGTTTGAGTTACTACCCCCATAGTTTGAGTTACTACCCCCATAGTTTGAGTTACTACCCCATAGTTTGAGTTACTACCCCCATAGTTTGAGTTTGCTACCCAAATATCTGGGACACTGTTGAGTAAGAGCACCtcccccagctgcccactgcactgaggttactcattactgataaatccatgattaatgaaaacttcaataagcacggTACATGAAATTCCGGAAGGAAAACaacaacagctccgccccgtgaAGTTCCTTACAAGCCCATCTGGTTAAcaccaaatccagatagcagatatACTGAAAATCAAAACCCCCGAAATAGCTTGACactctggacccgctatttcttcTATCTGCCCCataacccctattaccagcctgttctaCCCCTCTTtccgtctgagatccccaaggagtTTGCCGCAGTCCCCAagtggacccaaactgttacctatatccatcctgcccatATCTTGAGTTTCGAAAGCCCCAAGTTTGAATCTCCCCATCTGGTTTGTCACGGGTGCACctagccacactcaaggtacaaTGATTTGAGTTTCTACCCACATAGTTTGAGTTTCTACCCCCATAGTTTGAGTTACTACCCTCGGTTTTTCGGATAGTTTGAGTTACTACAGACATAGTTCAGTGAGTTAGAGGGCCCCCATAGTTTGGGAGTTACTACCCCGACTCTTTTCTCATAGTTTGAGTTCCACCCCACCATTCATAGTTTGAGTTACTACCCCCATAAAAGTTTGAGTTACTCACCCCCATAGTTTGAGttacaaacatttacatttacatttaagtccagacgctcttatccaaagcgacttacaaacaaaaacacaagatacaatggtGCAAACACATCTACAAAATGACACTCTACCAGTGGATGTttcagccacttgcatctaaatcttgtttggggccagacccactggctccaggtcatctacaagtccatgagAAGGAGTTACTGGTTACCCATCCGTAGCAGGTTAGTtactatcctaggtattcctgacTGAAGAGGTGGGAGTTTCAggtgctgcagctgtacatagtctataggtaaaagctcaccctttttcacctacctcattcccatactgtggCTCTTTTGATTGTACATGCCCATCCATTTGTcctgttaatctgcaaaattgtattattcgcctacctcctcatgtgcacacattgtatatagactgagTTTGTAATCGTTTACTCCATAgtttgtctgttcacactgctatgctttatcttggccaggtcgcagttgcaaatgagaacttgttctcaactagcctacctggttaaataaaggtgaaataaaaaataaaaataaaatactacCCCCATAGTTTGAGTTACTACCCCCATAGTTTGAGTTTCTACACCCATAGTTTAAGTTTCCACCCCCattgtgcctcaacacaatcccgTCCTCTGAGCTTtccggacaattccttcgacctcatcgGCTTATTTTTtacactgacatgcactgtcaactgtgggaccttatatagacaggtttgtgcctttccaaatcatgtccaatcaattgaatatactacaggtggactccaatcaagttgtaaaaacatatCAAGGACAaacaattgaaac
The Oncorhynchus keta strain PuntledgeMale-10-30-2019 unplaced genomic scaffold, Oket_V2 Un_contig_7986_pilon_pilon, whole genome shotgun sequence genome window above contains:
- the LOC118380690 gene encoding gasdermin-E-like isoform X5, with amino-acid sequence MFAKATKAFVKDTDHEGHLIPVSSLNDTDKLNLRSLIVKTRHRCFWQEPKYQSPGFTLGDVLEPGEPGNTPLSPTVKESDFVDYSGTFGDKKEMNADGNLEAKLADFNLTVGGKWSTKQKLSLGSLNKEKVDVKDLHNYSKNRVLDMSHPVIKQTRANPRAVLGVLTERITTSIPCPVTNNVLKHGNVGANVSACVFLSGKASMKQIGSTQTESDVSLGIPANTVMAYSLIELYVKCNGQFELCLIRNNGGFEKVTSKDEIEEDGIMDLGGNFYTNSPLNLNEELDKLSGHLQLLSVLPVAKRSSLLQLLKTTMEDREAVSVLESVLDQLCEGETPDLGDLEESERETVQAILDLVDQCVGKDEDEIRSSLLSAVHLIVSAMDGMTDEGLSVLGSCCSPPVLQVLQILVQHVAAGSGETLSLRDAGLAVLTEEELYQRTESLFGHSEVTLKREEDTLRTEMKDQPGYLPLVMSITVKGLASLV
- the LOC118380690 gene encoding gasdermin-E-like isoform X9, yielding MFAKATKAFVKDTDHEGHLIPVSSLNDTDKLNLRSLIVKTRHRCFWQEPKYQSPGFTLGDVLEPGEPGNTPLSPTVKESDFVDYSGTFGDKKEMNADGNLEAKLADFNLTVGGKWSTKQKLSLGSLNKEKVDVKDLHNYSKNRVLDMSHPVIKQTRANPRAVLGVLTERITTSIPCPVTNNVLKHGNVGANVSACVFLSGKASMKQIGSTQTESDVSLGIPANTVMAYSLIELYVKCNGQFELCLIRNNGGFEKVTSKDEIEEDGIMDLGGNFYTNSPLNLNEELDKLSGHLQLLSVLPVAKRSSLLQLLKTTMEDREAVSVLESVLDQLCEGETPDLGDLEESERETVQAILDLVDQCVGKDEDEIRSSLLSAVHLIVSAMDGMTDEGLSVLGSCCSPPVLQALQILGCRCHINSCAACPPGAACGSREWGDPLSERCRSGCSD
- the LOC118380690 gene encoding gasdermin-E-like isoform X7; this translates as MFAKATKAFVKDTDHEGHLIPVSSLNDTDKLNLRSLIVKTRHRCFWQEPKYHTPLSPTVKESDFVDYSGTFGDKKEMNADGNLEAKLADFNLTVGGKWSTKQKLSLGSLNKEKVDVKDLHNYSKNRVLDMSHPVIKQTRANPRAVLGVLTERITTSIPCPVTNNVLKHGNVGANVSACVFLSGKASMKQIGSTQTESDVSLGIPANTVMAYSLIELYVKCNGQFELCLIRNNGGFEKVTSKDEIEEDGIMDLGGNFYTNSPLNLNEELDKLSGHLQLLSVLPVAKRSSLLQLLKTTMEDREAVSVLESVLDQLCEGETPDLGDLEESERETVQAILDLVDQCVGKDEDEIRSSLLSAVHLIVSAMDGMTDEGLSVLGSCCSPPVLQALQILVQHVAAGSGETLSLRDAGLAVLTEEELYQRTESLFGHSEVTLKREEDTLRTEMKDQPGYLPLVMSITVKGLASLV
- the LOC118380690 gene encoding gasdermin-E-like isoform X1 encodes the protein MFAKATKAFVKDTDHEGHLIPVSSLNDTDKLNLRSLIVKTRHRCFWQEPKYQSPGFTLGDVLEPGEPGNTPLSPTVKESDFVDYSGTFGDKKEMNADGNLEAKLADFNLTVGGKWSTKQKLSLGSLNKEKVDVKDLHNYSKNRVLDMSHPVIKQTRANPRAVLGVLTERITTSIPCPVTNNVLKHGNVGANVSACVFLSGKASMKQIGSTQTESDVSLGIPANTVMAYSLIELYVKCNGQFELCLIRNNGGFEKVTSKDEIEEDGIMDLGGNFYTNSPLNLNEELDKLSGHLQLLSVLPVAKRSSLLQLLKTTMEDREAVSVLESVLDQLCEGETPDLGDLEESERETVQAILDLVDQCVGKDEDEIRSSLLSAVHLIVSAMDGMTDEGLSVLGSCCSPPVLQALQILVQHVAAGSGETLSLRDAGLAVLTEEELYQRTESLFGHSEVTLKREEDTLRTEMKDQPGYLPLVMSITVKGLASLV